The sequence TCTCTGGCAGCAGGTGTGCACTGGAGACGGGCACCCTTATTTACAACAGCTGGGGGGTATTTGTGGACTATCAACACGGATCAGAACAGTGAACGTTTTTCTCCCTGCCCTATTTGACTAtcaatttgtttgtactgtttctTGGTGCACCAAGGTATTGATTGCATTGTGGTGAACTCTGTACTCCGCTGACTATTATTGTTTGCTGATTTTACAGGTACAGTTGCAGAGGGGGCTCCCATCATTCCAATATCGGCTCAGCTGAAATACAACATTGAAGTAGTCTGTGAATATATTGTAAAGAAAATCCCAGTGCCTCTACGAGACTTCACCTCAGAGCCCAGACTAATTGGTAAGGTTTGCTGTGTTTGTATGTTtagattattatacaggatttatcaggcgtctccaaactttctaagcaaagcgCCATTTTTCTATCCTTCAGACTGTAGAGGGTCCGGGCTGTGGCcactgggagtagaaaatgtcctgtcaTCAATAACCTTTGAAATGAATTAACGCGCAAGTGccagaacactttttttttctgcttctaaaCGCCTCTGCCTCTAAATTTCTCTAAAtgcctgtgtgcatggacacataggctaacatgcaggggCATTTGAAGGCAGAAAAAATGGCATGCATTATGCTTTATGCTGAGAACACACCTTCATTACATTCGGGTGCGGTCGCACTTTCTTTAGActaaacaaaaacatatttggGAACATCTTGACCTATTTTGCCCTCACTGATTAAATCGGCACATTTTGCCCTCACTGATTAAATCGGCACAGTGACTAAAAGCACAAAAAACATTTCAAGATATGTAAAAAAGTATATTTGGACATCTTTGAAAGGTTagaactgatgccgcgtacacacaatcatttttcagcatgaaaaaaaacttcgttttcagcatgaaaaaaaaactaagttttcccaacttcatcattaaaacgatgttgcctacacaccatcttttttaaaaaatgatctagcaaagcgcagtgacgttcagcacgtacgacggcactataaaggggaagttccattcgcctttgggctgctttagccgattccatgttagtaaaagacgattcgcgcttttttgtctgttacagcgtgatgaatgtgcttactccattatgaacagaagttttgccagaacgagcgctccgtctcaacttgcttctgagcatgcgcgggttttttatgtcgttttagcccacacacgatcattttttacaaccctaaaaacattgttttaaaacgacgttaaaaaatgcagcatgttcgaattttttttgtcgtttttcagaacctgaaaaattatgtgaagcccacacacgatcattttaaattacatttttgaaaaacagcgccgaaaaatgatcgtgtgtacgcggcattagaattggaCATCTTTGAAAGGTTGGAACTTAgaatttttttagcatttttgcaaaaaaaaaaaccaccacatCCCCATTTTATAGtttctacaatattttttttttttttttttaaggctttgtGACTTTAAAGGTGAGCCAAGCACCTAAATCTTTGCATATAGATCAACATATATTTACAAcaaatatcacttttttttatatagacaatATATACAGTCCTTAACATAACACCCTCATTACCTACACCCTACAGTGTATTTTTTATCTctaacaagactttaatatctgAAATCTTGCAAGCTGATCACATGGTTCCAAATTCCAACTCGTTTTATGGGCTACTGTGCCCACTTCATCAAGTATTATGAAGGATAATATATTTTACTTTGACTGAGCCACAGACTGAGAGCTGGAAAGGCTTTGACTAACCAAACCACTCCCTGGGAGGGAAGTAGGCTGGATAAGAGCACATATAGGGTAACCTGTGCCAATTCATCCAGAGAAACCAAGTTGCCCAAAGCTACGCTATATCGTCAGAGAGGGTGACGATATAGGACCCATCAGCTTTCCTCCCATGGTTAGGAAACTGCAATAATATATACCCTCTACAGGGATAGAAACATATGCAGCCCATCCTATGTGGGCATTCGTCACTCCTGGACCCAAtatgaggttaaaaaaaaaagaaaccctctACTTTCTTGGGGGTGGTAGCAAATATATCATCCTTCATAGTCCTTGATAAGGTGGGCAGTCGGCCAGCCATAAAACTTGTTGAAATCTGCCTGAGCCCCACCAAATGAACAGCATGCAAGATTTCAGTGATTTGTataactgtgtgtatgtatgtatgtatgtatgtatattcgTAAATATATGTTTGGCTATATTGGCTTTATGAGGCTTTATAGAATTATCAGACGTGATCACTTTTAATCTgagaaaaaaactacgtttttagaATGCAAAGATTTATGTGTGTGGTTTTATATATTGGATCCACCACGTTTTTAAAAGTCCCAATGTCTACAAAACGTGTAGGTACTCAGGTGTTATCAGCAATATTCAATCTGCTCTATAAGCTGTCAATATATCCATATGGGCTACTTTCAGATTTTTTGGGGTTTGCTTACAGTAAGTAAACCCATATTTATCATATGTGGAATGGCTTAAatgatgagggaaaaaaaaaacaatttttgcgcaaagtgtattttttcagttgttataaacaatgtattttgcTTGCACTTTAGAATAATTCAGTTGCAAGTTTTGCCTAAAATAATTTTGCTGCTGTCCAGTTATCAGATCTTTTGATGTCAACAAGCCCGGATGTGAAGTTGATGATCTAAAAGGAGGAGTAGCAGGAGGCAGTATTCTGAAAGGGGTATTAAAGGTAAGCAACATTGCTGAATGATCTGGGTTAGTGTCAGGATTATTCTCAAATAAGAGAATGCATGGATTTGATGCAAAATCATTATGACCCAATTCCAAATAAAATGACACGCTCACATTTGATAACCAAGTAAACCAGCTTGTACACAAGCAGTTTCTCTGCTAGATGGAAGCTCAATCCTCGAGTATCTTGGGCAGATCGGGGAAGATGTCGGGCCCTCCTGTGTTTCCCTGTTTAGCACTATCCACGCCAGGTCTCTTAACAAGCAGCAACAAAAGCCCGGGAACCAGTCTATGCCTGCCCATTCCTTAAGAGTTGTGGTTGCCAAGAAAACATGTTTCAGGGGTTGGGCCCCACTTTATCAAGCCCAATAATCTCAGTAGTACAATGTATTTTTTTAGTAAAGTTTGAACAGAATTGGGGAATGAAACCCTGGGCAGAGTGTGGGAGGGGGTGCCAAAACACTGGAGCATCATAGAGGAACACTCCCAGGCACAGGTTCCTGACAGGCTGGCCAGTTGGATCGGGACAGTGAGAGCTCTAGTACAGGTGGACAGAGCAGGCAGACCACACAAGACTGCAGTTTGGCGtgtttgccctgggcgctggatgacctggTACCAGTACTGAGAAGAGCACTTCACATTAGATGGAGCCTTTTTGTAGAAAAGATGCTTTTGTATACATGTCTAAAGAttgcttgttttttatttaagttcGAGTGGAGGATTTTTATCACCTACAGATAGGTGATGACAGTGCTGTGTATAATAAGTGTATGTCTTTCCATTAACCTGGTCTAGGGTTATTAATGAGCGGCAGCAGTCCTAAGACACCTATAGAGAGGTCAAACAAATACAAAGATTTCCAAACTCAAATTtgccagcaaccaaccaaattgacCTGTCTAACCATATGCGTTTAGCACGGGTTTAGTCTGAACACCTTTTGCAAATACATTCGTTGGCTACAGGCCTCAAGGCACCCTGACTTCTGGGTCTCCACAATGTGAGCACATGCATTTTTATGGATCAGCGAGGACAGGTGGCCTGAaaggagcccacccctccttttaaAGGTACAGGGGCACACTGAACACCCAGTACATTGCATTATAGCAGCAGAGGTGCTAGTGTGTTGCCTGactaataaaatcaaaatacaAACAAGTGGCCACTGCTCCCATCTAAAACTGGTCTATTGCAGCAAGGAGCCCTGGAGCGACGCATGTCAAACAAATGCAAGTAGATTTCCAAGCTCAAGCTAGACAACCAGCCAGGTCACTGCAATAGACAGATGTAGGTGGGGGCAGTGTCCACTTATTTGTACAGAAAGAGGTGATTGCGCATACACATCATTTTGTTAACCCTTTGGCGCCGCGCCTCCCgacttcttaaagtggttgtaaaggcagaaggtttttatttGAATGCGTTGTATGCAACTTGTTAGAGGTTATCATGCTAATaaaagaggaacaaagcagcacaaAGACACAGGACTGAGGGctatggagagagataagtaatcGCTACAGATATATGTTCCCAGGTTGAATtttatgaatcgggtttacatccactttaagaaaaaaaaaaaaacaatctgtgtgcagcagcccctcacaCCCCCCCctaattcttacctgagccccatctcaatacAGCGATGTTGCAAGAGACTCTGCTGTCACTGGCTGAGATGGCAGCGAAGGGCcatttggctcccgctgctgtcagtcgaTGAGGCAAGAAAGGGGGTGAGGCTGTGCCTTTTTGTCTAAgttgacacagggagctgtgtctCGGctcgagtgccccatagcaagctacttgctgctgggacactcaacaggagggaggggccaagagtgccgaagagggacctgagaagaggatctgggctgccctgtgctaattatttacacagagcaggtaaatgttattttttaacaacaaaaaatatatactttttagtGTTGCACTAAGGGTTTTCAGATGCTAGGAAGCAGGGGCTATGATCATGTGACTGCCTTGATTGGCTGTCGCATATTTGGAAAGCTCCTGATTGCAAGTAGTGATCCTTGGCTACTAGCATCTGTGCCAGGAGCGCACAGCTGATGTTGCATGCAATATGCACGCTGCTCAATGCCAACATTTTAAGGCTACTATCCCAATGGAGCAGGGTTGCGTTGGatgtaaagtgccgctatttttagtgactCTTTACTGGCAATTTGGcagcgtttttcagcctctagcggGTGCTTTTAACTGAAGAAAGCGCTAAAAGTGCCTGTGTTGCGGCCGCTGcactttccattgatttcaatgggcagggcgttttgggagcgatGTATACACTGTTCCCAAactaccccaaagatgctgcttgcgggactttttttttcccgtaccgGAAGGGCACTGCCCCAGTGCAAAAGcattcaggctttcacactggggaggaatGAGAGACGCTTTACAGGCACTTAaaatgtgctatttttagcactaaaacgccCGAAAAGCACCTTGTGGGAAAGGAGACTTAATGACGAAGATTGGTGACATAGCACAGGTgtatataaatacctttttttatatttgacaTATAAATTTGTTTTAGATTTTGGCTGTATCTGAAATACTTTTTTAATGTGCAATATAACTGAAAACGTGCCTAGAAATTAAGATTCATTTGTTTTTCTGCATATTCTAGGTGGGACAAGAAATAGAAGTTCGCCCTGGAATTGTGTCCAAGGATAGCGAAGGAAAACTTATGTGCAAGCCAATTTTTTCGAAAATTGTGTCTCTATTTGCCGAGCACAATGACTTACAATATGCTGCTCCAGGGGGCCTTATTGGTAAGTTGTTTAATCCTATTCTCAAACTTCCATCTGAATTTAAGTATAAGTCCAGTCAAAACTTTGTCTAGTTTTTTGGATAGAGGTGGAAAGGATTGGAACACCTGGAAGTTTTCACTGCTCTCCAGGGCTCTttgagagatttcccctcatgcactgtcctggtgacaacagtGATAGCagacagacagcaatataaagcTGATAACCATCTGATACTCTActaagataacacatttttatttttgtttctggtTAAGATTTTCCTAGAAATGTCTCTAACAAAGCCCCATAGAGGTTCTAATCTTTGCCCactcaaaaaatatatagctgGACATATTTTAatggggccagttcacaccacatgcagtccagtgtttttgatgcaaataataaaaaaatgacctaGTTCACATCAGTACGATCAGTTCCATTGCGTTActtttccagaaaaaaagtagaacatgctgcattttttttctgtactggaATGtggtaaaatgcatcaaaaactcaCCTGAACTCACCAGAAAAGCACTGGAACACAAATGTTAAAGGTGaagaaaaaaatgcaccaaaaaagcaTCAAAATGTGCACACAGAAAAGCATCCGGACACCTACTTTATCAGGCTTCAGCATGCAACGGCATTCATTCACTGTAACTTTACCCTTTATTATTTAGATGAATGTAAGCAGCCAGACACGCTTGGCACATGTAAATGTGATTTTATTGATCTACTGTGCCTTATTAATGTAAATGTGCCAAGACATGAACTGTATCTATCTGGCACTTATTACATGTTGAAACTAGGTCTTGGCCCTCCATGGAGCTCTGAACCACAGTAGAATAAGATCATGTTGCAGACATCCCAAGTTTCCCGTATTTGACTGCGTGCTCACTGACTTTAGCAAGTGCTTGGCGATCTAATAGGTGGGCGCCTATTAGATCGTGACAGGCGGATGTGATGACATCCCCATCTGTGCAAGGTGGAGGACTGTAACAAAGTCCTGCCCCctagatagacggaacactgatccAATGATGCACTGACGTGTACCATAGGAGGTGGGAAATTGTTACCCGCCGGGAATTTTAAATCCGTTTCAGAGCTCTGTGTGGTGAGGTTGCATTtcattggcactggtgaggctgtatttcagTGGGGGGTATTTAAGCTgtttgtgtatatgtgtgtatgtatatatactttttttttttttttccaatgtaaAAAACCTTGTACCATTTTAGAGccacctttcaaaaaaaaaaaaattaaatagtgaaTTTATCTATTCCAGCAGAATATTGGAATCACAAATTCTTCCTCTTCTTTTTAAGGTGTTGGCACTAAGATTGACCCAACTCTGTGTCGTGCTGATCGTATGGTCGGACAGGTTCTTGGTGCAGTTGGTGCACTGCCTGAAATTTTTACAGAGCTGGAAATTTCCTACTTCCTTTTGAGACGTCTTCTCGGAGTTCGCACAGAAGGGGACAAAAAGGCAGCAAAGGTGAAGATTGAAGTATTTTTGTTCTATTAAACATggtagaaattcagacaaaacatCAATGTTTTACCATTCAAGTACTTAACAAAAATGTTCtatattttcaattatttttactgCATTATAAAACGTATGCTTGAAAATTTTGTGTTTTAGGTGCAAAAACTGTCCAAGAACGAGGTTCTGATGGTCAACATTGGTTCCCTGTCCACCGGAGGCCGCGTTAGTGCTGTAAAAGCCGATTTAGGAAAGATTGTGCTCACAAACCCTGTGTGCACAGAAGTAGGAGAGAAAATAGCTCTCAGCAGAAGAGTGGAAAAACATTGGCGGTAAAGTTATTTTGCTGCTCATTCTTTCATATAGAAATAATCTGTCAATGTGGAAACAAGTTTTTAacttttcaaagtgcagttgTTTTAACACGGTAATGTTTACTAGTTAGTTTCTGTTAGTTACCGTTAAGCTTTGGTTACAAGGATACCACTTTGGCTGTGTCAAATATACTCTTGACTGTATGTGCGGTGTTTATAGATGTTTggcttgtttttatgtttgtgaaatgtttttttttctcatggaaggcaGTCATATCACATTTATATGGTTTTTGCAAcactttacaaaataagggggggggggtacttgttaCAATACCGGGATTTGGAGGACCCTACTCATGAGAGCTTGCGATCTAAAGGGTAGGGAGTGTGGGTATGAGTTGTTGGAGAAAGTAAATTACACTTCTCAGGTAGAGATGGGATAATCTTCACTAAAGAGATGAGATTTCAAGGATTGCCTAAAGGTTTACAATATCAAAACTCAAACAACAATGTATATAGTGCTCACACCAATCTTTAAAGTGGCTGGCATGCATGGTCACTATACAAACCCTTGTAATCAATGCAATCTAGTAAATGTGAAGTGCTAGATAGATAAAAGCAGGAATGTAGGCAGTAATCACAATCATAAAATGCAACCAATATATAGATGAAACAAAGTCCATATAGTATAAAATGGTCCATTCAGTGCATAATTGACAGTTTTTTATACCATCGCCTCACCAGAAATTATAGTTACTAGGCACAATCTGATATCCACCAGGTATGATCAAAGGTGCATAAAGAAATTTCACTTAAACAATGCACTCACCAGATAAACAATTTTATGTAAGCATTATTCGGTAATCAGTGCTCAGTTGTCTTCAGTAAATGccatagggcaggggtgcccaaccttttgaagcgcgaggaccacttaagcaacttggtaactggtcgagggccacaatgagccaaacgggcggatggcaggtccatgaCGGCTCTGCAGACACAGCCGGATCGGATTGgaagtaggacacaagtcggtttacatctgccactccttagaagtgaatggagggtccaattgggttggaCTGAGCATGTTAAAGGGGCctatggctgctttcacattgatgcgctgcggtttactCGCCCcacgggtgcaacgcagtgtacttttggcttttctgcactttgcaatagacttctattatattctgcaggtttggtgcactttcagaaaactcaccaaactcgcaggtaataacagaagtctatggctctgtGCAAACAACCCACaccaacactgctctgcatttGTGCAttcgtttgaaagcagcccagtaaccactgcagaacagatatgcccatatataccgtgtgattttagtaataaactgacctttaataacagtattctatcccagagcaggaggtcgcgggccacatcagagggctccgcgggccactggttggccacccctgccatAGGGAGTTGTTTCCAGAACACAGCAATAAATGTAATAAGGCTCGTCAGCCAGGAGACCAGAGAAAGTTTATTTAGTGAAAGTCATTAAAATCCACAACATTCCTGGTGCATTGGAGCGGAAACC comes from Rana temporaria chromosome 2, aRanTem1.1, whole genome shotgun sequence and encodes:
- the EIF2S3 gene encoding eukaryotic translation initiation factor 2 subunit 3; this encodes MAGDEPGVTLGQPHLSRQDLATLDVTKLTPLSPEIISRQATINIGTIGHVAHGKSTVVKAISGVHTVRFKNELERNITIKLGYANAKIFKLDDSSCPRPECYRSCGSSTPDEFPTDLPNTKGNFKLVRHVSFVDCPGHDILMATMLNGAAVMDAALLLIAGNESCPQPQTSEHLAAIEIMKLKHILILQNKIDLVKESQAKEQYEQILAFVQGTVAEGAPIIPISAQLKYNIEVVCEYIVKKIPVPLRDFTSEPRLIVIRSFDVNKPGCEVDDLKGGVAGGSILKGVLKVGQEIEVRPGIVSKDSEGKLMCKPIFSKIVSLFAEHNDLQYAAPGGLIGVGTKIDPTLCRADRMVGQVLGAVGALPEIFTELEISYFLLRRLLGVRTEGDKKAAKVQKLSKNEVLMVNIGSLSTGGRVSAVKADLGKIVLTNPVCTEVGEKIALSRRVEKHWRLIGWGQIRRGVTIKPTVDDD